From the genome of Symphalangus syndactylus isolate Jambi chromosome 5, NHGRI_mSymSyn1-v2.1_pri, whole genome shotgun sequence, one region includes:
- the ATP5PF gene encoding ATP synthase-coupling factor 6, mitochondrial isoform X2, which translates to MHCDGGIMILQRLFRFSSVIRSAVSVHLRRNIGVTAVAFNKELDPIQKLFVDKIREYKSKRQTSGGPVDAGPEYQQDVERELFKLKQMFGKADMNTFPTFKFEDPKFEVLEKPQA; encoded by the exons AATCATGATTCTTCAGAGGCTCTTCAGGTTCTCCTCTGTCATTCGGTCAGCAGTCTCAGTCCATTTGCGGAGGAACATTGGTGTTACAGCAGTGGCATTTAATAAGGAACTTGATCCTATACAGAAACTCTTTGTGGACAAGATTAGAGAATACAAATCTAAGCGACA GACATCTGGAGGACCTGTTGATGCTGGTCCAGAATATCAGCAAGATGTAGAGAGGGAGCTTTTTAAGCTCAAGCAAATGTTTGGTAAAGCAGACATGAATACATTTCCCACCTTCAAATTTGAAG ATCCCAAATTTGAAGTCCTCGAAAAACCCCAGGCctga
- the ATP5PF gene encoding ATP synthase-coupling factor 6, mitochondrial isoform X1 gives MHCDGGIMILQRLFRFSSVIRSAVSVHLRRNIGVTAVAFNKELDPIQKLFVDKIREYKSKRQTSGGPVDAGPEYQQDVERELFKLKQMFGKADMNTFPTFKFEGTSCKSQIHSCGG, from the exons AATCATGATTCTTCAGAGGCTCTTCAGGTTCTCCTCTGTCATTCGGTCAGCAGTCTCAGTCCATTTGCGGAGGAACATTGGTGTTACAGCAGTGGCATTTAATAAGGAACTTGATCCTATACAGAAACTCTTTGTGGACAAGATTAGAGAATACAAATCTAAGCGACA GACATCTGGAGGACCTGTTGATGCTGGTCCAGAATATCAGCAAGATGTAGAGAGGGAGCTTTTTAAGCTCAAGCAAATGTTTGGTAAAGCAGACATGAATACATTTCCCACCTTCAAATTTGAAGGTACGTCTTGTAAATCACAGATTCATTCTTGTGGGGGATAA
- the ATP5PF gene encoding ATP synthase-coupling factor 6, mitochondrial isoform X4, giving the protein MILQRLFRFSSVIRSAVSVHLRRNIGVTAVAFNKELDPIQKLFVDKIREYKSKRQTSGGPVDAGPEYQQDVERELFKLKQMFGKADMNTFPTFKFEDPKFEVLEKPQA; this is encoded by the exons ATGATTCTTCAGAGGCTCTTCAGGTTCTCCTCTGTCATTCGGTCAGCAGTCTCAGTCCATTTGCGGAGGAACATTGGTGTTACAGCAGTGGCATTTAATAAGGAACTTGATCCTATACAGAAACTCTTTGTGGACAAGATTAGAGAATACAAATCTAAGCGACA GACATCTGGAGGACCTGTTGATGCTGGTCCAGAATATCAGCAAGATGTAGAGAGGGAGCTTTTTAAGCTCAAGCAAATGTTTGGTAAAGCAGACATGAATACATTTCCCACCTTCAAATTTGAAG ATCCCAAATTTGAAGTCCTCGAAAAACCCCAGGCctga
- the ATP5PF gene encoding ATP synthase-coupling factor 6, mitochondrial isoform X3: MILQRLFRFSSVIRSAVSVHLRRNIGVTAVAFNKELDPIQKLFVDKIREYKSKRQTSGGPVDAGPEYQQDVERELFKLKQMFGKADMNTFPTFKFEGTSCKSQIHSCGG, encoded by the exons ATGATTCTTCAGAGGCTCTTCAGGTTCTCCTCTGTCATTCGGTCAGCAGTCTCAGTCCATTTGCGGAGGAACATTGGTGTTACAGCAGTGGCATTTAATAAGGAACTTGATCCTATACAGAAACTCTTTGTGGACAAGATTAGAGAATACAAATCTAAGCGACA GACATCTGGAGGACCTGTTGATGCTGGTCCAGAATATCAGCAAGATGTAGAGAGGGAGCTTTTTAAGCTCAAGCAAATGTTTGGTAAAGCAGACATGAATACATTTCCCACCTTCAAATTTGAAGGTACGTCTTGTAAATCACAGATTCATTCTTGTGGGGGATAA